The following coding sequences are from one Gossypium hirsutum isolate 1008001.06 chromosome A12, Gossypium_hirsutum_v2.1, whole genome shotgun sequence window:
- the LOC107920018 gene encoding sugar transport protein 13-like, protein MSFNGLQVVIISNFCLIAYVFAYGDRMLVFHVMAADRLCNGRIKGGWGWRLSLGLAGIPTLLLTVRPLLVVGSPNSLIERGRLDEGKAVLRKIRGTDKIEPEFLELVKASRIVKQVKHSFRNLLK, encoded by the exons ATGTCCTTTAATGGCTTGCAAGTTGTTATCATTTCTAACTTCTGTCTAATTGCGTATGTTTTCGCTTATGGTGATAGAATGCTAGTGTTTCATGTAATGGCTGCAGATAGA CTTTGCAATGGCAGAATTAAAGGGGGATGGGGTTGGAGACTATCATTAGGATTGGCCGGTATTCCAACACTTCTCCTGACTGTAAGGCCTCTCTTGGTGGTTGGTAGTCCTAACAGTCTCATCGAGCGTGGTCGTCTTGACGAAGGAAAGGCCGTACTCCGAAAGATTCGAGGAACTGATAAGATTGAGCCTGAGTTCCTGGAACTTGTCAAGGCGAGTCGTATCGTTAAACAAGTGAAACATTCTTTCAGGAATCTCCTTAAATGA
- the LOC107925484 gene encoding cytochrome P450 77A3 produces MATFFGYFTCNSLPSYAHLFFAFAVFFLSCLVPFLYRKSQSKHLKLPPGPTGWPIVGNLFQVARSGKPFFQYVDDLRRKYGPIFTLRMGTRTIIILSDAMLCHEAFIEKGAIFASRPRENPTRNIFSCNKFTVNSAVYGLEWRSLRRNLVQNMLSSSRIKEFHSIRSQAMDKLIDRLRAEAKANGGVVSVLKNARFAVFCILLMMCFGIEMDEETIEKMDLITKNVLITLDPRIDDFLPILRPFFGKQRKRALQVRKQQVENITPFIQQRRVALRNPGSNNSAMRFSYLDTLFYLKVEGRNSAPSNSELISLCSEFINGGTDTTATVLEWGIAQLIHNPNIQSKLFDEIKSTVGDRTVEEKDVENMKYLQAIVKEVLRKHPPTYFLLTHAATEATTLGGFNIPINANLEVFLPGISEDPKIWSNPEKFDPDRFYLGKEDIDITGVTMVKMIPFGAGRRICPGLTMATVHIHLMLARMVQEFEWTAYPPNSHIDFSGKFEFTVVMSNTLKARIKPRGDTR; encoded by the coding sequence ATGGCTACTTTCTTTGGCTATTTTACTTGCAATTCATTGCCTTCTTATGCCCATCTCTTCTTCGCATTTgctgttttctttctttcatgcCTGGTTCCCTTTCTTTATCGTAAATCTCAATCCAAACATCTCAAGCTCCCCCCGGGACCTACTGGTTGGCCTATTGTTGGTAATCTTTTCCAGGTTGCTCGCTCCGGCAAGCCTTTCTTTCAATACGTCGACGATCTTCGCCGTAAatatgggcccattttcactcTCAGGATGGGGACTCGAACGATAATTATACTTAGCGACGCCATGCTTTGCCATGAAGCTTTCATCGAAAAGGGTGCTATCTTCGCCAGCAGACCCCGAGAAAATCCCACTCGAAACATCTTTAGTTGCAACAAGTTCACCGTAAATAGCGCCGTTTACGGCCTTGAGTGGCGGTCTCTAAGACGAAACTTGGTTCAAAATATGCTAAGCTCAAGTAGGATTAAAGAGTTTCACAGTATTAGAAGTCAAGCTATGGATAAACTCATAGATCGTCTTCGAGCCGAAGCTAAGGCCAATGGCGGCGTTGTTTCGGTGTTGAAAAATGCTCGTTTCGCTGTGTTTTGTATACTCTTAATGATGTGTTTTGGGATTGAAATGGATGAAGAAACTATTGAGAAAATGGATCTAATAACGAAAAATGTTCTGATTACATTAGATCCAAGAATCGATGATTTTCTTCCCATTTTAAGACCCTTTTTTGGCAAGCAACGCAAGCGAGCACTCCAAGTTCGTAAACAGCAAGTCGAAAATATCACTCCGTTCATCCAACAACGTCGAGTAGCTCTTAGGAATCCAGGATCAAATAACTCCGCGATGCGGTTTTCGTATCTCGACACCCTTTTTTATCTCAAAGTTGAAGGAAGAAACTCAGCACCATCCAACTCAGAGCTGATCTCACTTTGCTCCGAGTTCATCAATGGCGGAACTGATACCACCGCGACTGTACTTGAATGGGGTATTGCTCAGCTGATTCACAATCCAAATATTCAATCTAAATTGTTTGATGAAATCAAAAGTACAGTTGGTGATCGAACAGTAGAGGAGAAAGATGTTGAAAACATGAAGTATTTACAAGCAATAGTGAAAGAAGTGTTACGTAAGCACCCACCAACCTACTTTTTACTAACTCATGCAGCGACTGAGGCAACAACTTTGGGTGGATTCAATATCCCCATTAATGCAAATCTCGAGGTTTTCTTGCCTGGGATTAGTGAAGATCCCAAAATCTGGTCAAACCCAGAAAAGTTCGATCCTGATAGATTCTATTTAGGGAAAGAAGATATAGATATAACAGGTGTAACAATGGTGAAAATGATACCATTTGGTGCTGGGAGGAGGATTTGTCCTGGATTAACAATGGCCACTGTTCATATTCACCTAATGTTAGCAAGAATGGTTCAGGAATTTGAATGGACTGCTTATCCTCCTAATTCTCACATTGATTTCAGTGGGAAATTCGAGTTTACTGTGGTGATGAGCAATACCTTAAAAGCAAGGATCAAGCCAAGGGGTGATACTAGGTAA